A genomic window from Salvia splendens isolate huo1 chromosome 11, SspV2, whole genome shotgun sequence includes:
- the LOC121755872 gene encoding DEAD-box ATP-dependent RNA helicase 39-like, with protein MAITAKSLSTYLPRCLSFHRHFRFSLPLHLHRPPLHKFRPLCTAAVEEAESLQPLKHSILLERLRQRHLKDSPQPPKPAPHKLRHAVAEIEGSRRKNGAAPETASTFQELGLSEEVMAALGEMGITDPTEIQSIGIPAVLHGKSVVLGSHTGSGKTLAYLLPLVQLLRRDEDLHGMLMKPRRPRAVVLCPTRELCEQVFRVSKSISHHARFRSTMVSGGGRLKPQEDSLNSPIDMVVGTPGRVLQHIEEGNLVYGDIRYVVLDEADTMFDRGFGPDIRKFLAPLRSRASKLDGLGFQTVLVTATMTTAVQKLVDEEFQGIAHLRTSSLHKKIASARHDFVKLSGSENKLEALLQVLEPSLAKGNRVMVFCNTLSSSRAVDHFLSESQISTVNYHGEVPAEQRVENLEKFKSNDGDCPTLVCTDLAARGLDLDVDHVIMFDFPSNSIDYLHRTGRTARMGAKGKVTSLIARKNLILATRIEEAIMKNESLESLSVDRIKRDLARSHINQQKGQNEKREMTSSLKRKAQATSTKPSDARGKATVAKKSSFSKSTKAPMISKPKKKVVKVVKTSNSSGSSNSRGTSSGGRKRSEGRNKGGAGSMSKLNVVGFRGRSSVKAA; from the exons ATGGCCATAACAGCAAAATCTCTCTCCACCTATCTACCAAGATGCCTCTCTTTCCACCGCCACTTTCGCTTCTCTCTCCCATTACACCTTCACCGCCCTCCTCTCCACAAATTCCGCCCCCTTTGCACCGCCGCCGTTGAAGAGGCAGAATCCCTGCAGCCCTTGAAGCATTCCATTCTCCTTGAAAGACTCCGGCAGCGCCACCTCAAGGACTCCCCCCAGCCTCCTAAACCCGCGCCGCACAAATTGAGGCATGCTGTTGCCGAAATTGAGGGTTCGAGGAGGAAGAACGGCGCTGCGCCGGAGACGGCGTCGACTTTTCAGGAGCTCGGTTTGAGCGAGGAAGTGATGGCGGCGTTGGGGGAAATGGGGATTACGGACCCTACAGAGATTCAGTCTATTGGGATTCCGGCTGTCCTCCATGGGAAGAGCGTGGTTTTGGGGTCTCATACTGGCTCTGGCAAGACTCTGGCTTACCTTCTCCCTCTTGTTCAG TTGCTGAGAAGGGATGAGGATTTGCACGGTATGCTGATGAAGCCCAGACGCCCACGGGCTGTTGTTCTGTGCCCAACAAGGGAGCTGTGTGAGCAG GTGTTCCGTGTTTCCAAGTCCATTAGCCACCATGCGCGATTCAGATCAACCATGGTAAGTGGTGGTGGGCGTTTGAAGCCTCAAGAAGATTCCTTGAACAGCCCCATTGACATGGTTGTGGGGACCCCTGGCCGGGTTCTGCAACATATAGAAGAAGGCAATTTGGTTTATGGGGACATCAGATATGTG GTGTTGGATGAAGCTGACACCATGTTTGATCGTGGATTTGGCCCCGACATCCGGAAATTTCTTGCTCCACTGAGGAGTCGTGCATCTAAGCTGGATGGTCTAGGTTTTCAAACAGTATTAGTAACTGCAACAATGACAACG GCGGTGCAAAAGCTGGTTGATGAGGAATTTCAGGGAATCGCTCATCTACGTACTTCTTCACTCCATAAGAAGATTGCTTCTGCTCGTCATGATTTCGTTAAACTCTCAGGTTCCGAGAATAAACTAGAAGCCTTATTACAG GTTCTTGAGCCAAGTTTAGCAAAAGGAAACAGAGTGATGGTTTTCTGCAATACATTGAGCTCCAGTCGAGCTGTGGATCACTTTTTATCTGAAAGCCAAATCTCTACGGTCAATTACCACGGAGAGGTTCCGGCTGAACAAAG GGTTGAGAATCTGGAAAAGTTTAAGAGCAATGATGGAGATTGCCCCACTTTAGTCTGTACTGATCTGGCTGCTAGGGGTTTGGATTTGGATGTTGACCATGTTATTATGTTTGACTTTCCCTCGAATTCT ATTGATTATCTTCATCGTACTGGAAGAACTGCTCGTATGGGGGCAAAAG GGAAGGTGACAAGTTTGATCGCTAGAAAGAATTTGATTTTGGCCACCCGCATTGAGGAAGCTATAATGAAAAACGAGAGCTTGGAATCCCTCTCTGTTGATCGAATCAAAAGGGATCTTGCCAGATCACACATAAATCAGCAGAAGGGACAAAATGAGAAAAGGGAAATGACCTCCAGTTTGAAAAGGAAGGCTCAAGCCACCTCAACAAAACCATCTGATGCTCGTGGAAAAGCAACAGTTGCCAAGAAAAGCTCCTTTTCTAAATCTACAAAAGCTCCCATGATTTCCAAGCCTAAGAAGAAGGTGGTTAAGGTTGTCAAAACATCAAATTCTTCAGGTTCTAGCAACTCAAGAGGTACGTCTTCTGGTGGGAGGAAACGTTCAGAGGGAAGAAACAAAGGAGGGGCTGGATCTATGTCAAAACTAAACGTTGTTGGATTTAGAGGCCGGAGCAGTGTGAAGGCTGCTTGA
- the LOC121755871 gene encoding type IV inositol polyphosphate 5-phosphatase 3-like has protein sequence MKPQKMRSHRQQQQLSWRRTVLRKWLNIPTSNSDYSADSDFSFSSDSDSEQESPNSKDSRFKNEKHHDVNFDAKEFYDKPKESRFKNELAQELKIDANEALPRLRRRNSETVRALYIKSKEIRICAATWNVGGLAPDDELDLDGWLDIAEPADIYVIGFQEIIPLNAGNIFGAEDTRPVQKWENIIRRTLNRVSPMTRFKGYSGPPSPSTFQPTEDAINIEDEVALESDSDIEEGFYPVNEDNDFVCDDSSFPEDSAHFNKALEKELLQSSSSRRLDRSQCLKIDGNEENIKESKIQYTKILSKTLSGTEKIGLSWPEPPLDLLGQHILEKPNSFGSPKSFKTLKSLRTNSSFKSSSTNESTMMSGLKALAEIDLGSLINRKRRSAYVRIVSKQMVGLFITVWVRRSLRRYIQNVNVSAVGVGVMGYIGNKGAVSVSMSVHQTVLCFVCTHLTAGEKEVDAVKRNADVHEIHRRSRFNFCSAMGLPYRIYDHERIIWLGDLNYRINLPYDQTRELISKEDWPKLLEQDQLVREFKKGRAFDGWSEGSLSFAPTYKYELNSNAYIGEDPKAGRRTPAWCDRILSFGKGMRLVDYRRSEIKVSDHRPVTATYMVEVEVFSQKKLQRALTFTDAEVKEEDIVTDVGVNTEFNLPMLEEDASYWER, from the exons ATGAAGCCACAGAAGATGCGAAGCCACCGCCAGCAGCAGCAG CTGTCGTGGCGGCGCACGGTGCTTCGCAAGTGGCTCAACATACCTACCAGTAACTCCGATTACTCCGCTGACAGCGACTTCAGCTTCAGCTCCGACTCCGATTCTGAACAAG AGTCCCCCAACTCCAAGGACTCCAGGTTCAAAAATGAAAAGCATCATGATGTTAACTTTGATGCTAAAG AGTTTTATGATAAGCCCAAAGAATCCAGGTTCAAGAATGAATTAGCTCAAGAACTGAAGATTGATGCTAATG AGGCTCTTCCAAGGTTAAGACGCCGAAATTCAGAGACAGTCAGAGCTCTGTACATTAAATCCAAGGAAATCAG GATATGTGCCGCCACCTGGAATGTTGGAGGACTTGCTCCTGACGATGAACTTGATCTCGATGGTTGGCTAGACATTGCTGAGCCTGCTGATATATATGTGATCGG CTTTCAGGAGATCATCCCGTTGAATGCTGGTAACATATTTGGAGCTGAAGATACCCGCCCAGTCCAAAAATGGGAAAACATCATTCGTAGAACTCTCAACCGAGTTTCACCAATGACTAGGTTCAAGGGCTATAGTGGTCCTCCTAGTCCATCGACGTTTCAGCCAACCGAGGATGCCATAAATATAGAAGACGAAGTTGCACTCGAGTCAGACAGTGATATCGAGGAAGGATTCTACCCGGTGAATGAGGATAATGATTTTGTTTGTGATGATTCCTCTTTCCCCGAGGACTCTGCTCACTTCAACAAGGCACTGGAAAAAGAGTTGCTGCAGTCGTCTTCCTCCAGAAGATTAGACAGATCGCAGTGCTTAAAGATCGATGGTAATGAGGAAAACATCAAAGAGTCTAAAATTCAGTACACTAAGATATTATCCAAAACACTTAGTGGTACAGAAAAGATAGGCTTAAGCTGGCCGGAGCCACCACTTGATCTTTTAGGTCAGCATATTTTGGAGAAGCCTAATTCCTTCGGTTCTCCTAAATCCTTCAAGACTCTGAAATCTCTCCGGACAAACAGCTCTTTTAAATCTAGTTCGACAAATGAAAGTACAATGATGTCCGGCTTGAAAGCACTAGCGGAAATTGACCTTGGCTCCCTGATAAATCGGAAAAGAAGGTCAGCCTATGTTAGAATAGTGAGCAAGCAAATGGTTGGACTTTTTATCACAGTATGGGTGCGGAGGAGCTTGCGAAGATATATACAAAATGTGAACGTTTCTGCTGTTGGTGTCGGTGTCATGGGCTATATTGGCAACAAG GGAGCGGTATCAGTTAGTATGTCGGTACATCAGACAGTCTTATGTTTCGTTTGTACTCATCTAACAGCAGGAGAAAAAGAAGTAGATGCAGTCAAGAGAAATGCTGATGTGCATGAGATTCATAGACGAAGCCGTTTCAACTTTTGCTCTGCTATGGGGCTTCCTTATAGGATATATGACCATGA gaGAATTATCTGGCTCGGTGACCTTAACTATCGAATTAACTTGCCTTATGATCAAACGAGAGAGCTGATATCCAAGGAGGACTGGCCCAAGTTACTTGAGCAGGACCAG CTGGTGAGAGAGTTCAAGAAAGGCCGAGCATTTGATGGGTGGTCGGAAGGTTCTCTAAGCTTCGCTCCAACGTACAAATATGAGTTAAAttccaacgcttatatcggtGAGGACCCAAAAGCTGGTAGAAGAACACCTGCATG GTGCGATCGCATTCTCTCCTTTGGGAAGGGAATGAGGTTGGTCGACTACAGAAGATCCGAGATCAAAGTATCTGACCACCGCCCAGTGACAGCCACATACATGGTGGAAGTGGAAGTATTCTCTCAGAAGAAGTTGCAACGAGCACTCACTTTCACTGATGCCGAAGTTAAAGAAGAGGATATTGTAACGGATGTGGGAGTTAATACTGAATTTAACCTGCCAATGCTAGAAGAG GACGCTTCATATTGGGAGCGTTGA